Genomic window (Saccharomyces cerevisiae S288C chromosome X, complete sequence):
GTTCGAACTTGACAACACCAGAGACACCGGCATCACCCTTTAACACTGCGACTGCTTGAACCATTATAAATTAATTATGTTTTATTTGTTTGCGCGATTGCTTTCTTGCCTGTTTTTCCGCAACATAGTTACAGCTAAACATTTGCCCAAAACCATCttcttatatatatatctgCGATGGCGAGCCCAGCGGAAGGGATGTCCGCTTACTAATTCCGACACACCGGTTTAACCCCCCGGCGTGCTGGGGTGGGTGCCCCTAAGGGAGCGGGTTCTGTACTTCCAGTAAGCGGCATTTGCGCTGTCATCGCCTTATCGAACCCGCTACTGAGATCATGTCCTGAGTGGGTGAGTCGCACGCCCAATCGGCTGCACTTCAGAGATACTTACGTCCAATTTCGCATCATGCCAATATTACCTGTGGAAgttgaaactttttttgcaGATGCCGATAATTTTCACATGGATGAGTCGCAGTGTCGTCGTACGTGATGAGGGCAGGCTTGAAAATTATTCTTCGAGCCCAATTCTCTTTACTTATAGGCATGCCATGTCTAATTAGGTAGTCATCTCAGTTTATCTTGTGCAGGGTAGAACCAAAGATAAcagcaaaagaaagagcAAGCAATTATGACCGCACCATTGGTAGTATTGGGTAACCCACTTTTAGATTTCCAAGCCGACGTCACGGCTGAATACCTGGCCAAGTATTCTCTAAAGGAAAACGACGCAATTTTGGTCGATGCCAAATCAGGCGATGCTAAGATGGCTATTTTTGACGAGCTCTTACAGATGCCAGAAACAAAGCTTGTTGCAGGTGGTGCTGCTCAAAACACTGCTAGAGGGGCAGCATACGTTTTGGGCGCCGGCCAGGTGGTGTACTTCGGTTCCGTCGGTAAGGACAAGTTCAGCGAGAGATTGCTTAacgaaaacgaaaaagCTGGTGTCAAGTCTATGTACCAAGTTCAAAATGATATTGGTACCGGTAAGTGTGCCGCATTAATCACTGGCCATAACCGGTCCTTGGTCACTGACTTGGGTGCTGCCAATTTCTTTACTCCAGACCACTTGGACAAGCATTGGGACTTGGTCGAAGCAGCTAAGCTCTTCTACATCGGTGGTTTCCACTTGACCGTGTCTCCAGACGCTATCGTTAAGTTGGGCCAACATGCTAAAGAGAACAGCAAACCTTTCGTGTTGAACTTTAGTGCTCCTTTCATTCCTCATGTCTTCAAAGACGCATTGGCCAGAGTTTTGCCTTATGCTACCGTCATCATCGCTAACGAATCGGAGGCCGAAGCCTTTTGCGACGCCTTCCAATTAGACTGTGCCAACACTGATTTGGAAGCTATTGCTCAAAGAATTGTCAAGGACTCTCCAGTTGAAAAGACTGTCATCTTCACCCACGGTGTCGAACCAACAGTGGTCGTGTCCTCCAAGGGTACCAGCACATATCCAGTCAAACCTTTGGACTCTTCTAAGATCGTCGACACCAACGGTGCTGGTGACGCCTTCGCTGGTGGCTTTATGGCTGGGTTGACTAAAGGTGAAGATTTGGAAACCTCTATTGACATGGGTCAATGGCTAGCTGCTTTGTCTATTCAAGAAGTTGGTCCCTCTTACCCTTCCGAAAAAATATCTTACTCTAAATAGATTCTTCTTACAATATaatagaaataaaatatactcTACGTGTTCCCTCTAGCTTTTCATTCGTAGACATGTTTACCGCTTGTTCTTAAACCAAATAAGCCACCGTTACCACAATAAGGAAAAGAGGCGCTATAAAGTACAgcttcaagaaaaaaggacaaGCAGCGCTAAGAACAAAATACTCGTTCATCCTCTCCACATACGGCCGTACACAAGCAACAATAACACAATAATATGGACTGGGCAATCAATGTCGCCCATCCACGATTACTTTACAAGGATCCTAAACTTTCAGTAACGTTTATTGTGCCGAGCTTATTTCATATCATTATTGCTTTCGTGTTATTAGGAATATGTGCATCCGATTTTCTTTGCCCCAACGTGGCCCATATATCAGATCCCAACAGCCTTCGATCGAATGGTTCTTTAGTCTCAAAAACGGCGTCCCATGCATCTCATACTGGGGCATTAATGGCAGTTCTACTATCTTGGTGTAACTCTTCGCCTGACCTATTTTCCAACTTAATGAGCTGGGCAACCTCTACGAGAGAAACAAGGTCAACCTCAGTATCGCTATCAATTGGTGAGGTGCTTGGCGCTTGCGGCATTATCCTGTGCATTGTAGAGGGCtccatttttattattatgtcAAGAACTCACATTGAAATCTcgcaaattcaaaaactatCCATCATGAGAGACttgttattttctttagcTGCCATGTGCGTAATGAGTTACGTTTCCCTTATGAATCAGGTCACTGTGCTGAATTGCCTTTTGATGGCGTTCCTTTATGCCTTTTATCTAGTCGTTAAGTTAACTTTCAAGCTTAATCATTCTGCAGAAACCCCAGATGAAACTGCTGCGGATACGAGCCTCAGAGAAAACTCCGTTTCTCCTTTTTTGGATGACTCTCTGATGGCTTCTGGTTTACTACCACCAATACAACCTGGCTTTGACATATCCAATTCTATAACACACGGCATTAAGCCTAGTTTGCTATCTGCTATGGATTTCAATAGTTTCTTATCAATGCTTGAAAACTCATCTTTGGAGGAGGATGACTCAAGGAATGAAATGGCAGAATTGAACACTCTACGTAGCATGACGCCGGGACAACATTGGTCCGCCTCTGCAACAGTTGCAGGAGAGGCAACGAGTGCTGGAAGACCTTTCAGTGAGCCAACGAATGCGTTTACGGAATATAGAGATTCTGAAAGAGCAATAAATAGTTCCCCAGCGGTGTTCGCCCCCTACCGTGACAACcctgatgatgaagagtCTCAAGAGCAAGTATTATTGGAGACAACAACGCATGGTCATTTTGGTGCGCAAGAAATGCGAAGGTTCTCCAAAAGGTCTCTGGGCTGgattataaaaattttcatacCACATCTCTCAAATTTTTCCCAGAAATCCATCTCAGATGCGATCTTTTCCATAATAACTGTTCcgtttttcattattttcaaactATCATGTCCTCAACCGCCTTCAGATATTTTGAGTTATGATCCCACTTTGAACAGATACTCTTTAACAACGTTACCcataattttattatttatcCAATCAATTACTGCACCCTTCCTCCTTTGCAGTATACTTTCTGTGCTTTTGACATATCATCTAGGCTATCTCGTTTACCTTTTCCCTCTTATATTAGCTATGGCCTTAATTTTACTATTGACGGCTTTTATTACAAAGGTAAATCTGCATAACAAGTTTACTCTGTCATTAGACAGCTCTAACATTTTACAGGAAAAGctacaaaaaagaaaactccTCGAAAGGCTTAACACAAGCAtccaaataatttttctagCTATCGGCATAATAAATATCATAATTTGGATATCACTTTTAGCCAATTCTCTTATTGAGATGATGGaaatttaccaaaaaatattaGGATTATCGAAAGCTATTTTGGGCCTTACCATTTTCGCATGGGGCAACTCAGTAGGAGACTTGATCTCCAACATATCTATGTGCAGGCTCTACAAAACCCAAACTCACTACCAAGACAGAGTTCGTTTAGccacaaaattttttatgatATCATGCGCATCTTGCTTAGGAGGCGTAATGCTGAATTCTATGGGTGGAATAGGCTTTAGTGGGCTAGTATCAATGCTTTTTATTGGCGCTTTTAATGATAACGAATGGTGGTTCCTAAGAAAGGTTAAATTACAAGAAACAAGTCAATTGGATAATACATTAAATTACAAATTCATAGTTTCTTGCgtcttcattatcctaCAGATTATTCTCTTGCTGTTATTCTTCGGAGGGCCTAACAATATTAAACGGCGCCTCACAAAGGAGATGAAGTTAGTCGGAATCTCTATGTGCGGACTATGGGCACTAGCCACGTTGATTAATATACTTCTAGAACTGTTTAGCTAAAGCTTGCAAGAGTGCCTCCcgaaaaatttgtttttgtgACATTTATCTGGCGCCGTAACAGATCCGCGCAGAACACAGAAcaccaagaaaagaagtaCTATTTAATTTCAAGATTACTTAGACTCCGTCATTCAAATCGCCCTTTtattcaaacaaaaatgggccatatattctttctgtCTCAACCTTCGTTTCCTTGGATGAATTATTTTGATTGAgctccaaaaaaaaagttgtaGCCAGGAACTATCCAAAACTTCGATTGAGAAACCCATAACAATGATGCCTGCCAGACTTTTCATACTATATCTTTTTGTAGTACTCATGCCTGTTGTTCATTGTTCGTCCAACCTGCCCATCACTCCATATATCTATGAGCGTCtagtatattttattaAGGCAAGCTCTATATCAAGCTGCATATCTGACAACTTACTTCTTGTTAATAAAACCTTCAACGACGGAGGTTGTCCACCACATATTAACTTCTGCAATGATGAGATAATTAACCCAACAGCGGGTCAAACAGTGGTTGAATTAGTTCTTAATGCAAAAAAAGGTGAATTAGGCTCGGGTTATCTGGCTGTTGACCACGGAAAAAAGGTTGTTATTTTAGCATTTAGAGGATCCACAACAAGACAAGATTGGTTTagtgattttgaaatatatcCTGTTAACTATTCTCCCCTTTGCGTTAAGGAATATCGTAAGCTTATAGAGGAAGGAAAAATCAGAGAATGTGAAGGTTGTAAAATGCATAGAGGATTTCTAAGGTTCACAGAAACTCTCGGGATGGACgtctttaaaaaaatggagTCGATTCTGGAAAGCTTTCCGGAATATAGGATCGTTGTCACTGGGCACTCCTTGGGGGCAGCATTAGCAAGTTTGGCTGGGATTGAATTAAAGATAAGAGGCTTTGATCCGTTAGTGCTGACATTCGCAACACCAAAGATATTTAACAGTGAAATGAAACAATGGGTAGACGAGTTATTTGAAACAGATGCTATAGAAAAGGAGTCAATTCTTAAAGATGAAATTCAATTTCGTAAGGGCTATTTTAGGGTTGTGCATACAGGTGATTATATTCCTATGGTTCCACCATTCTATCATCCGGCTGGTTTAGAGATGTTTATTAACAAAGTTGGTCTACCTCAGAATGCGGAAGATATTGAATACCGTGGTAAAAATAACAGGTTAACTTTAAAGGATGGATTTCGAGAGGGTATGAGCGGTTTGGTTGAAGACTGGTTACATGTCTATGAACATCGAGCCTACTTCATTGACGTAGTGGGATGTTCTGGACTTTAACATTCACCCACTTTTACGTTTTTGTCTATAACTAGCATATATAATACCGCTCTAGAGTTACTCTAAACTAAATGCGACCACTATTCTTAACTAAtaattgttctttttacAAATAACTCTTTCAAAACTTCTAATCTTTTCTCTTACGTTTTCCATTTATCTgctcttcttctgaaaCTCTTTTTCCTGCATTGGCCCTCTCTTTGTTACATGAAAGAGGTTTTAGGGTTGGTAATATTTCTGGTTGTAAACTTCTTGAATACACTTGGGTAGCTAACTGCTTATTCCAGTTCTCCTGGCCACTAATCCCGGCTACGCTTTTGTTGAAATAGTATTCTTCTACAGCATCATAGCTATCATCACACATGTCTACTAGTTTCCACGTATGTCTTGGAGGTACTCTATCTTGACCGTAGATGGAAgctttaaaattttcatccCTTGGGAAATATTCCTCACGTGGAATTTTTTGAGCGCTGCATGGCTAAATTCTACCGAATCCAATACGTATATCCACTACTCAACATGTTGGGGCACAAGTG
Coding sequences:
- the ADO1 gene encoding adenosine kinase (Adenosine kinase; required for the utilization of S-adenosylmethionine (AdoMet); may be involved in recycling adenosine produced through the methyl cycle), which codes for MTAPLVVLGNPLLDFQADVTAEYLAKYSLKENDAILVDAKSGDAKMAIFDELLQMPETKLVAGGAAQNTARGAAYVLGAGQVVYFGSVGKDKFSERLLNENEKAGVKSMYQVQNDIGTGKCAALITGHNRSLVTDLGAANFFTPDHLDKHWDLVEAAKLFYIGGFHLTVSPDAIVKLGQHAKENSKPFVLNFSAPFIPHVFKDALARVLPYATVIIANESEAEAFCDAFQLDCANTDLEAIAQRIVKDSPVEKTVIFTHGVEPTVVVSSKGTSTYPVKPLDSSKIVDTNGAGDAFAGGFMAGLTKGEDLETSIDMGQWLAALSIQEVGPSYPSEKISYSK
- the ECM27 gene encoding Ecm27p (Protein involved in calcium homeostasis and exit from quiescence; required for proper trehalose levels during quiescence; may play a role in cell wall biosynthesis, mutants are hypersensitive to antifungal, Papulacandin B; null mutants have increased plasmid loss; interacts with Pdr5p) codes for the protein MDWAINVAHPRLLYKDPKLSVTFIVPSLFHIIIAFVLLGICASDFLCPNVAHISDPNSLRSNGSLVSKTASHASHTGALMAVLLSWCNSSPDLFSNLMSWATSTRETRSTSVSLSIGEVLGACGIILCIVEGSIFIIMSRTHIEISQIQKLSIMRDLLFSLAAMCVMSYVSLMNQVTVLNCLLMAFLYAFYLVVKLTFKLNHSAETPDETAADTSLRENSVSPFLDDSLMASGLLPPIQPGFDISNSITHGIKPSLLSAMDFNSFLSMLENSSLEEDDSRNEMAELNTLRSMTPGQHWSASATVAGEATSAGRPFSEPTNAFTEYRDSERAINSSPAVFAPYRDNPDDEESQEQVLLETTTHGHFGAQEMRRFSKRSLGWIIKIFIPHLSNFSQKSISDAIFSIITVPFFIIFKLSCPQPPSDILSYDPTLNRYSLTTLPIILLFIQSITAPFLLCSILSVLLTYHLGYLVYLFPLILAMALILLLTAFITKVNLHNKFTLSLDSSNILQEKLQKRKLLERLNTSIQIIFLAIGIINIIIWISLLANSLIEMMEIYQKILGLSKAILGLTIFAWGNSVGDLISNISMCRLYKTQTHYQDRVRLATKFFMISCASCLGGVMLNSMGGIGFSGLVSMLFIGAFNDNEWWFLRKVKLQETSQLDNTLNYKFIVSCVFIILQIILLLLFFGGPNNIKRRLTKEMKLVGISMCGLWALATLINILLELFS
- the LIH1 gene encoding putative lipase (Putative lipase), producing the protein MPVVHCSSNLPITPYIYERLVYFIKASSISSCISDNLLLVNKTFNDGGCPPHINFCNDEIINPTAGQTVVELVLNAKKGELGSGYLAVDHGKKVVILAFRGSTTRQDWFSDFEIYPVNYSPLCVKEYRKLIEEGKIRECEGCKMHRGFLRFTETLGMDVFKKMESILESFPEYRIVVTGHSLGAALASLAGIELKIRGFDPLVLTFATPKIFNSEMKQWVDELFETDAIEKESILKDEIQFRKGYFRVVHTGDYIPMVPPFYHPAGLEMFINKVGLPQNAEDIEYRGKNNRLTLKDGFREGMSGLVEDWLHVYEHRAYFIDVVGCSGL
- a CDS encoding uncharacterized protein (hypothetical protein; encodes new type of domain, which ab initio modeling suggests is predominantly alpha-helical; nonessential for growth, deletion increases sensitivity to osmostress; expressed at moderate to high abundance; ORF also present in strains EC1118, YJM789, RM11-1a, and AWRI1631; Gln24 in S288C reference is substituted with Arg in wine strain EC1118; predicted S-palmitoylation site on Cys2, suggesting membrane association; transcript previously mischaracterized as SUT646), whose amino-acid sequence is MCDDSYDAVEEYYFNKSVAGISGQENWNKQLATQVYSRSLQPEILPTLKPLSCNKERANAGKRVSEEEQINGKRKRKD